TATAGGTTGATTATATGCTATTATTGATAGTACTTCAAGTGCTGCCTGTGACAACCCCTGCTTTACATCCATGTCAAGAGCCTTTTTTACATATTCTCCATAAATTTCGTTTGAACACATTTCAAAACTACTATTTATTTTTATTATTTTTATTCCACGTCTTTCTTTTTCATAGTACTTTTCTAAATTTGAAGCAGCTTCAATTACTTCTTTTTCAGGTAGATTCAAGATATTACTTAGTGTTTTTATTTTTACTGGACCACCTGAAGCAAAAAGAATCGCCTCTAAGATATTCTCTATATGCATATTTTCACTCCTGAAGTTTTTTGATTAATATATCGCCAAAGACCTGGTTTTGCTCTGCAGTTATTTTATTTAATCTAATTAATTCTAAAAGAGCTATAAAGGATACTATAACTTCCGATTTTCCCCGGCTTTTACGTATAAATTCACTGAAAAGCAAAATAGGTCTGCGTATTAATTTTTTAATAAATATTTTTATTTTACCTTCAACTGTATAAGGTTCTTTAGTATATTTTATTGCTTCTATGTTATGCTCTAATTTGCTTGTAATTTTTTGATATGTTTTAACAATATCATTTTTACAATATTTTAAAGACAATGATCGGTCGATATATTTAATTTCGGGATTTTCCTTAAAAAATCTTTTGTTAAATAAACACATTGACTTTAATTTTTCCGCAATAACTTTATATTTTTTATATTCCATCAATTTTGTGACAAGTTCTTCTCTTGGGTCAACTTCCTGCACTTGCATATTATTCATTTCATCTTTACAAATCTTTGGCAAAAGCATCTCAGACTTTATTTTCATAAGAGTCGCTGCCATTAATATAAAATCTGTTGTTATATCAAGGTCGATTTTCTGCATTTTATTGAGATATTCCATATATTGATCAAGTATTGTTGCTATTGGTATATCCTTTATGTCCACTTCATTTTTCTCTATTAAATGAAATAATAAATCAAAAGGTCCCTCAAAAGTATCAAGTTTTACATTATACATTGTTAGACTCCAAAAGGCTTTAAAATTGCAGATATTATTGAATCAAATCCATTATAAAGTGGATATAAGATAATACCAAAAAATCCAGTAACTAAGAGTAAGAGCAATATAACAAATCCATATTGTTCATACTGCGAAAATATATAAGCCTGTTTTGGAGGAAGAAAGCTCCACAATATTTTTGAACCGTCGAGTGGTGGAATTGGTATCAAATTAAAAATAGCAAAAAACATATTGTAAATATAAAGCAATGTTAAAAAATCTTCTATTAAATGAAAACCACTAAACAAAGACATTAATATTCGTGTTATCATAGCAAGAAAAACATTTGATAAAGGACCGGCTAATGACACCAAAAATACTCCTTTTCTTTTGTCTTTAAAATAATAGGGATTAATTGGAACAGGTTTTGCCCATCCAAATTTAAAAATTAATAATGTTAAAAATCCTATAGGATCTATGTGGGCAATAGGATTAAGTGTAAGCCTTCCATTTTGTCTTGGAGTAGGATCACCCATCTTATCCGCAACATAGCCATGGCAATATTCATGGAAACTCATTGCTATTATTAATGCCGGAATCCTGTAAATAAAATCTATTAATGTTGAATTCAAATTAACTCTCCTTTCTTTACTTTATTGACATATAATTTTAGCAAATTCAATTCTTCATCATGGTTTTTAATCTTACCTTGTACTTTGGCATTAAATATTTTCTGCAATATGATAGAATACACTGGACCCGGATTTAATCCGGCATTTCTGATATCATTACCATTTACTGTAAGTTTTATATGAGACAAATGATTAATATAATGGTTTATTATTTTTTTTATAGTTACATCTTCACTTATATTGATTGCCATTAATACTTCATATTTTATATTTTTAAACGTATTATATATATATATATTGTCGCAATTATCTTTCAAAAAACATAAATTATTTTTTGTTAAAAGTAACTCTTTAAGAGCTTCTATGTATTTACGTCTTAAATTATATCTATTTAAAAGATATTCAATACCTTTATCGTCAATATTATAAAACAAAAGCAAAAATCTATATAATATAATGTCACCATTATTTATAGTACTATTAATTTTTTTTATGTTAAGCTTGATATTATCAAATATCTCTTTTTGAATTCCATATGATATCATGCTTTCAATAATTAAATCAGTTTTATTTTCTTTTAAAAACAAAAAAATCTCATTTATTATTCTATCATTTGATAGTTTTTTTATAAAACCTCCATTAACTGCTTTTTTAATCAAAATATCTGTTTTATCATCTATTTTAAATCCATATCTGCCACTGTATCTTAATGCTCTAAAAATCCTTGTTGGATCATCAATAAAACTTTTATCATTTATTACCCTAATAACTTTATTCTGTAAATCCTTTAAACCATTGTAATAATCTATAATGGCATCATTTAAAACATCATATGCAAGCATATTAATCGTAAAATCTCTTCTTGCAATATCTTCCTTTATATCAGAAAATTTAACTACAGGGAGAGCTGCTGGATATTTATAATACTCGCATCTAGCAGACGCAATATCAATTATATAATTTTCAGCTGTTATTGAAGCAGTTTTGAATTTATCATAAACCTTTAAAGTACCATTTATATACTTATTTAGAATTTTAGCAAATTCTATGCCATTACCTTCAATGGTTATATCTATATCATAGTTTTTTACGCCTAAGAAAAAATCCCTTATAAATCCACCAACTATGTAACACTTTATATTGGTTTTTCTGCAAATCTCTTTCAAGATACTTATTAATTCCATATTAGATATATATACTTTTATTTATAACACAGCCTTTCAACGATATATTATAACTTTAAATTATTATAACATATTTCAATAAAAAATAAGCATAATCTTTAAATATTATTATGCCTATTTGGAGTATTAAGCTTATTTTTTTGTTCTGGGATTGAATATAAGTGAGAAAATATAACCAAAGAATACCGCAGCAGCTATACCACCAGCTGTTGCAGTAAGTCCTCCCGTAAATACTCCTGTTAATCCATCCTTTGAAACAGCTTTAATTGTTCCCTGCACAAGTGAATTGCCAAATCCCATTAAAGGAATTGTAGCACCAGCGCCTCCTATGGTGATGATTTTTTTATAAATACCCAATCCTCCTAAAATTGCTCCAAGTGTAACATATAGTACAAGTATTCTGGCAGGAGTAAGTTTTGTTTTATCCATTAAAATCTGGGCTATAGCACAAATCATACCCCCAACCAAAAATGCTCTTACATAGTCCATATATCCATGCCTCCATTTAAAAATTTTTACATATAGTAACAGCATGTGCGATTGCTGGAATAGATTCACCCTGTTGACTGCTGGTAGGTGAAAGTAATGCACCTGTTGCAATAAATAAGACTCTATTATAAACACCATTTTTTATTTTGCTCAAAAGCCAACTATTTAGGACTACAGAGGAACATCCTGCGCCACTGCCGCCTGAATGCACATCTTGTGTTTCATCAAAAATTTCTATGCCACAATCCTTATATTTACTATCAATATTATATCCCTCCTTATTAAGAAGGTCTAAAAGAATATTTCTGCCTACCCTTGCCATATCACCAGTTATTATAAGGTCGTAATCATCTATTGTAAAACCTGTATCGTTAAAATGAGTTATAATTGTATCTGCTGCAGCTGGTGCCATTGCAGCTCCCATGTTGTTTGCATCCTTTATTCCTAAATCAATTACCTTGCCTATTGTAATATGTGTTATATATGGACCTTCCCCTTTTGAACTTAAAATCGATGAACCTGAACCAGTAACAGTCCATTGAGATGTAAAAGGTCTTTGCACCCCTTGTTCTAATGGAAATCTGTATTGTCTTTCAGCAGTTGAAAAATGACTTGAAGTAGTTATAATAACATTATCTGCATATTCTCCATCAATTAGCATTGCACCAAGGGATAATCCTTCTGCCATTGTTGAACAGGCACCATATAGTCCTAAAGTAGGTACATTAAATTGTCTTGCAGCAAAACTTGCGGTTATTATCTGGTTTAAAAGGTCCCCACCGAGTAAATAATCAATATCATTAATTTGCAAATTTACTTTTTTTAATGCTAAATTAATAGAATCTTGAAACATTTTACATTCTGCTTTTTCCCAACTTTTTTCTCCATAGGTATCATCTGTTAATATAATATCAAAATAATCTTTCAATGGTCCTTTCCCTTCTTTGGGACCTACGATAGTAGCAGATGATATAAAAGAAGGAGGATTGGATAATTTTACAGATTGTGTTCCGATTTTTTTATTTGCCATTTTACCAAATCCTTTCATTTGAAAAAGAGATAAATAAGACCAATAATTATTGATGTACTCACACCATAAACTATTACAGGTCCTGCTATGTTAAACATTTTAGCAGCTACACCAAATACATAACCTTCTTTTTTAAACTCCATTGCAGGTGAAACAATAGAATTGGCAAATCCTGTTATTGGAACTATGGAACCAGCACCTGCAAAACGTCCTATGTCATCATATATACCTAATCCGGTAAAAAAAGCCCCAAGAAAAACCATTACAATAGAAACAGAAGTGCCGGCCTGTTCAGGATTCATTCCTTTTGAAACAAAATAATTTAGGAATATCTGCCCTATGTCGCATATTAATCCTCCAACAATAAAAGCCCATATTATATTTTTTAAAACAGTTGGTTTCGGCTCGTATTTTTGAGCAATATCCTTATATTCCTGTTGCTTCTGTATATCTTTTTCCATTAAATTTCCTGGTTCAAAAAAGTTTACAATACATAACAATAATTAACTTTTGTAAACCCGACCTCCCCATGACCAGGCTTTACACCTCCTTGATAAATTTTTCTCTGGGGTGACAGGGAGATCTCAGTCCCGGGAGTCCCACCCGGACGGGAGAACAGCGCTTTACGGGCGCAAAACACGGTCATATGGAAAACCATAAGGGTTTCCGTCTTGCGTTGACCGTTAAGCGAGACTGTAGTCTGCCTCCCGCAATCTGTTAGATTAGACTTACCGGTTGTTTCCGTACTCCGGCTAAACGGGGTCACCTACTTGATAAAGCAAGAATCTTCAAGTCATGCCAGACGGAATAGAATGATTCTTGTTTAAAACGTGTCAGACCGTTAAAATTAAGAATCTTTCCGTCCAGTTTCTTGAAGAGCTGCTTCACCTTTCGGGTCATCCCTCTTCCTTCCCCAGGTAAGGAATTTGCCTTTTGATTCAGCTTCTCTTTAAAGACTTGAACTTTCTGTTTTAATTCTTTTGTTATATGTTCTTTGTAATTCAGTGCACGACGTGCTATTACCAATGCTGCGGCATGGTGGATAGTTATGCCGTACTTCTTTTTGTACTTCCAGTAACCTATGGTTGACGTGTGTATCGGCCATACCTGCTTTACACCTACTCCTTCTTTGAAAGCCCTGCGTATGACGGCTTCAACCATCTTCTTAAAAGGGAAATTAGCTGCCATGCGGTTGAATTTTTTGTTGGTATTCATAGGTTTACCAAATTTCAGATTTTCTAAAGCTATAGGTTTACCCAATGTTTTAGCGATGTCTACCACTATCTTGGCTAATACTCCGATTAAGTAAGTACGCCGATATCCACAACTGTAAGATAGTTCGGGTATCTTGATGTAAAGAAAACCATTCGGATGTATCTTTACTTGAAATTCACCGTCAAATTTGTGCAGGGCTTTGGGATATGGTACGCTAAAATTCTTTGCCCAAGGTTTTGGCTGACCGGTATAACTGACATTTGCAAGCGCTGCTCCATCAGGGTTGGTATCCATGCCTAAATATCCATAGTCGGGATTAGTTATTAAATCAGGTGGTGTTAAGTCGAAACTGATATGTCCCCTGTACCTGTCATCCTTGCCTTTGATAAGTTCTACTGTATAAGGTGCACCAGACAAAAGTAATTCATATACCTTTGAACGGTATTTGTCCGGCAGCCACAGCTTTCCTTCTACATGAGGCGCTCTTGTCATTATGGGTCTGCCTTTAATATCTACATCCTTTTGCTCAGACAGGTGAGAAATGGTTACTGATAAAAAGAATTCTCCGTCATATTCGCTTATCTTGATGTTCGGGTTGTCGCCTTTGGTCTTGTCTCCGCGGGAATATAACCTGTCTTGACGCGCCTGTTTCCATTCTTCTATCGGAATCCTGCCTTTGCAAACTTTCTTCCACAAAGAATGACCACCAAAGACTACTGTAGGTATGGTGCCATTGTCTTGGTGAACCTTTAGCTCATCCAGCTTGTCAGATAGTTTTTTCATTCTGGCTTTGCGACCATGTACAGTGCGTTTAAGATTTTTGATTTTTTCCGGATCGTTCTTTTCAACAGATTTATCTAAGGTTTTTTCTGCCTGTCTGAGTTTCTTCTTTGCACGGGATAGTTTTGTTTTTGTTTCTTCTATTTCCATTTTTAAAAGCTCTTTTTGTGATTCGATTATGGCTCTACCTTTCAGTATGGCATCATCACAGTATCGTACGTTTAAGCCAAATACCTGCTGACCTTCTTTTTTTAGTTCTTCACGTGATTTATCTTCTTGCAGCCGGTTGAACGCCCAGCGAGTACAGGAGCAGAACAATCTCATCTCGGTATTTAGCGGGTCCTCCATCCCACGGCTCCACTTTTTTGAGCGGAAGGCAGGGTAGGTTTCCGGGAAAAATTCGCCGCAGACGGTGTTTTGATCATCGTCAGGGCTGTATGAATTATTTTTCTTTCCTTTCTTCATCTGATTTCACCTCCGTTATCAGTTCCCGGAAACCCTGCCTTATCTTCTTACCTCCTCTGGTGCCATACAGCTTAGCTGAAAAAGACGTGATTATCGCCAATAAGTCCCTGACCAGCTCGGATTGTGCGTCTTCTAATTCTTTCTCAGATGTGGCAATTACCTCTACACCACAATAATGCAAATGCCGTTCGATGTATGAATATCCAAATCGTGTCAGTCGGTCGGGATATTCGATGATAAGCTTCTTGTATTCACCACGTTCAGCCAGCTTGAATACATTTGTCAATCCACGGCGCTTCTGATTTAAGCCGCTGGCTACGTCGGTGAACTCGGCAACAACATGGTAATTTGATTCATCAGCATATTGCCTCAGTCTTTCCAGTTGTCTGTTTAAATTGCCGGCATCTGCCTGCTTTTTGGTGGATACCCGGGCATATAAAACAACGTCTTCCTGCCCAGTGTTTATCTGTCCGGACTGCAATAGCTTATTGAGTTCGTCTATGGAGTATCGGCGCTGACCACTGGGTAAACGGACAGGCTTAATTAAACCCTGTTTCTCCCAGTTGCGCAGGCTGTTTGGATGGACACCTAACTTCTTTGCTGCTTTGCTTATAGTTAACAATTCCATAAAATTATCGTATAATATTTATCATCTTTTGTCAAGGTTTGTCTGAAATAAGGTAGCTGTTACGCACCTCCTTAAAAGAGCACCATTCGGTGCTCTTAAACTATCTGTCGACTTTAAATGCAATTTGAACATTTGCTTTATATTCTACGATTTTCCCATCTCTGACATTAGCAGTCTGATTCATTACTTCTACCCCCGATATATTATCAACAGTTTTTGATGCTTCTTCTATCGCACTTTGAACAGCATCATCCCAGCTTTTTGTCGAATCTCCCACAACATTTAATATCTTAACAACTGCCATTTTATTTCCCTCCTTCATGATATATACCAATTTTGCATTTTCAGGTATTCTTTTTATTGTACTATGCTTAAATAAAAATAGAGCTGCAATTGCTATTAACACAGTAGCAGAAATTATTATTATTTTTTTCATTAGTTTCACCTCAACTACATTTATATTATGTGATATATTAAAATTTTCATTCAAAATTTTAATATATATAGGCTATTTAAGTTGAGATTTTATTTTTTGTAATACTTTTTTTTCAATTCTCGAGACCTGAACCTGTGATATTTTTAAAAGTTTTGCTACTTCAGTTTGTGTCATATCCTTAAAATATCTTAATACAATTATTTGCCTTTCGCGAGATTTTAATTTCTGAAGAATCATACGCAATGCTAATTTATCTTCTATACAATATTCATTATTATCATTTGTGCTTATTTTATCAATCAAGGATATATTGTCACCATCATTATGCTGAGGATTATCAAAAAGGTATTCACTTGCAGATCTTGATTCAAAAGCCATAGCAATATCTTCAGCAGAAACATCTAATTCATTTGCTATTTCTTGTATTGATGGCTCTCTATTAAGAACTTTTTCTAATCTTTCTTTTTCATAGTAAGCTTTATTTGATAGTTCCTTTAAAGATCTGCTGACTTTTATTAATCCATCATCTCTTATAAACCGCTTAATTTCTCCAAGGATTATTGGTACAGCATATGTAGTTAGTTTTACATTGTAAGACATATCAAATTTATATATAGCTTTAACAAATCCTATACAGCCAATTTGATATAAATCTTCAGCTTCATAACCCCTATTTGAAAATTTCTTTACTATGCTCCATACAAGTCCGCTATTATCTATTAGCAATTTTTCTAATGCGATTTTATCACCATTTTGTGATTTTTTAATAAGGTCAAAGCTGTCACCATTCCTTTCAAAGTCTTTATTAAACATAGTTGCACCTCATCTATGTGTGTTAATATATTTTATCATTTTCACTGTTGTGCCTTTTCCAGGTGTTGATTCAACCTCAAGTTCATCCATAAAGGTTTGCATAACTGTAAATCCCATACCAGACCTATCTTCATCAGGTTTTGATGTATATAAAGGTTCCATTGCTTTTTTAATATCATCAATACCCTTACCATAATCAATAACTTCTATGTATATCTTATTACCATCAATTTCTGATTTTAAAATAATATCTCCTATTGTATTTTCATATCCATGTAATATTGAATTTGTAACAGCTTCAGAAACAGCCGTTTTAATATCAGCTATTTCTTCTATTGTTGGATCTAATTGCGCCGCAAATGCTGCTATTACCGTTCTTGCAAATGATTCATTTTGAGATTTGCTTAAAAATTTTAATTCCATTTTATTTGAATAATTCATAATTATCCCCCTTAAAAGTTATTAATTGCATCATCAATTTTATCATAATAGTTAATTACTCTTAAAAGCCCTGATAATTCAATGACCTTTAATAATTGAGAATTAGGATTAACTATTGATATATTACCTTTATTTTCTTTGACTTTTTTATATCTCCCTAAAATCACACCAATTCCAGAGCTGTCCATAAAATTTAATTGTTTAAAATCAAAAATAATATTTTTGAATCCCTTACCATATTCTTTATCGACATCTTCTTTAAACATATTTGCTGTATGATGATCAAGTTCACCTTTAACTTTAACAATTAATGTATTAGATACCTTCTTAAAGCTAATATTCATTTTCATCCCTCCACATTATATATTCGATATACAAATTGAAATTCCTCCTTGTTTTGTTATATTTTACTATAAAAAATACAACAAAACAAGGAGGAATTCTTAAAATAATCTATTTGCATTTAAACATATGCTTTTTACAATTTAATCATTTATAGTTAACCAGCTTTTTGTTATCTTTTTATAAAAATTAAAAACATTTGATTTTTTAATATCCTTTGCAGTATACAAATCTATTGTTTTAATAATATTATTTCCGTCAAAGACTTTTATTACACCTATTTTAGTACCTTTTTTTACCGGTGCATAGATATATTTATTCATTTCTATCTTTTCTTTTATATTCTTTGACTGACCTTTTTTTAAAAGAATATATTCATCATAATTTGCTATAGCATCAACTTTATTTTCGTTTCCCTTTAATACGGTTGTCTTACCAAATATTTCGCCGGCAGCTGCAATTTTCTTTGTTTCATAATTACTAAATCCATAATCTAATAACTTTGAAGCTTCTTTAAATCTTATATTTGAATCAGGGGCACCAAAAACAACAGCAATTAACCTTGTATCACCTCTTTTAGCAGTAGCTGACAGGCAATACAAAGCCTCTGATGTTGAACCTGTCTTTATACCATCAGCACCAGGGTATCTCCACAAAAGTTTATTTGTATTTACTAAGCTAAATTTTCCATTTCTTACAGAGTCAATTTTATCAGTTAAAAAATTAAAAATATCTTTATGTTTAGTAAGTTCTCTTGATATTAAAGCAATATCATAAACTGATGTATGATGATTCTCTTCCGGTAAACCAGATGCATTTTTGAAATTTGTATTTTTTGCACCT
This is a stretch of genomic DNA from Aceticella autotrophica. It encodes these proteins:
- the scpB gene encoding SMC-Scp complex subunit ScpB gives rise to the protein MHIENILEAILFASGGPVKIKTLSNILNLPEKEVIEAASNLEKYYEKERRGIKIIKINSSFEMCSNEIYGEYVKKALDMDVKQGLSQAALEVLSIIAYNQPITRMEIEKIRGVKCEKAINTLLQFNLIKDNGRVQGPGRAILYVTTEDFLKCFNLPSLNQLPPIDNIN
- a CDS encoding segregation and condensation protein A gives rise to the protein MYNVKLDTFEGPFDLLFHLIEKNEVDIKDIPIATILDQYMEYLNKMQKIDLDITTDFILMAATLMKIKSEMLLPKICKDEMNNMQVQEVDPREELVTKLMEYKKYKVIAEKLKSMCLFNKRFFKENPEIKYIDRSLSLKYCKNDIVKTYQKITSKLEHNIEAIKYTKEPYTVEGKIKIFIKKLIRRPILLFSEFIRKSRGKSEVIVSFIALLELIRLNKITAEQNQVFGDILIKKLQE
- a CDS encoding site-2 protease family protein, with translation MSFHEYCHGYVADKMGDPTPRQNGRLTLNPIAHIDPIGFLTLLIFKFGWAKPVPINPYYFKDKRKGVFLVSLAGPLSNVFLAMITRILMSLFSGFHLIEDFLTLLYIYNMFFAIFNLIPIPPLDGSKILWSFLPPKQAYIFSQYEQYGFVILLLLLVTGFFGIILYPLYNGFDSIISAILKPFGV
- a CDS encoding CCA tRNA nucleotidyltransferase; amino-acid sequence: MKEICRKTNIKCYIVGGFIRDFFLGVKNYDIDITIEGNGIEFAKILNKYINGTLKVYDKFKTASITAENYIIDIASARCEYYKYPAALPVVKFSDIKEDIARRDFTINMLAYDVLNDAIIDYYNGLKDLQNKVIRVINDKSFIDDPTRIFRALRYSGRYGFKIDDKTDILIKKAVNGGFIKKLSNDRIINEIFLFLKENKTDLIIESMISYGIQKEIFDNIKLNIKKINSTINNGDIILYRFLLLFYNIDDKGIEYLLNRYNLRRKYIEALKELLLTKNNLCFLKDNCDNIYIYNTFKNIKYEVLMAINISEDVTIKKIINHYINHLSHIKLTVNGNDIRNAGLNPGPVYSIILQKIFNAKVQGKIKNHDEELNLLKLYVNKVKKGELI
- the spoVAE gene encoding stage V sporulation protein AE: MDYVRAFLVGGMICAIAQILMDKTKLTPARILVLYVTLGAILGGLGIYKKIITIGGAGATIPLMGFGNSLVQGTIKAVSKDGLTGVFTGGLTATAGGIAAAVFFGYIFSLIFNPRTKK
- the spoVAD gene encoding stage V sporulation protein AD, encoding MANKKIGTQSVKLSNPPSFISSATIVGPKEGKGPLKDYFDIILTDDTYGEKSWEKAECKMFQDSINLALKKVNLQINDIDYLLGGDLLNQIITASFAARQFNVPTLGLYGACSTMAEGLSLGAMLIDGEYADNVIITTSSHFSTAERQYRFPLEQGVQRPFTSQWTVTGSGSSILSSKGEGPYITHITIGKVIDLGIKDANNMGAAMAPAAADTIITHFNDTGFTIDDYDLIITGDMARVGRNILLDLLNKEGYNIDSKYKDCGIEIFDETQDVHSGGSGAGCSSVVLNSWLLSKIKNGVYNRVLFIATGALLSPTSSQQGESIPAIAHAVTICKNF
- the spoVAC gene encoding stage V sporulation protein AC produces the protein MEKDIQKQQEYKDIAQKYEPKPTVLKNIIWAFIVGGLICDIGQIFLNYFVSKGMNPEQAGTSVSIVMVFLGAFFTGLGIYDDIGRFAGAGSIVPITGFANSIVSPAMEFKKEGYVFGVAAKMFNIAGPVIVYGVSTSIIIGLIYLFFK
- a CDS encoding transposase, which translates into the protein MKKGKKNNSYSPDDDQNTVCGEFFPETYPAFRSKKWSRGMEDPLNTEMRLFCSCTRWAFNRLQEDKSREELKKEGQQVFGLNVRYCDDAILKGRAIIESQKELLKMEIEETKTKLSRAKKKLRQAEKTLDKSVEKNDPEKIKNLKRTVHGRKARMKKLSDKLDELKVHQDNGTIPTVVFGGHSLWKKVCKGRIPIEEWKQARQDRLYSRGDKTKGDNPNIKISEYDGEFFLSVTISHLSEQKDVDIKGRPIMTRAPHVEGKLWLPDKYRSKVYELLLSGAPYTVELIKGKDDRYRGHISFDLTPPDLITNPDYGYLGMDTNPDGAALANVSYTGQPKPWAKNFSVPYPKALHKFDGEFQVKIHPNGFLYIKIPELSYSCGYRRTYLIGVLAKIVVDIAKTLGKPIALENLKFGKPMNTNKKFNRMAANFPFKKMVEAVIRRAFKEGVGVKQVWPIHTSTIGYWKYKKKYGITIHHAAALVIARRALNYKEHITKELKQKVQVFKEKLNQKANSLPGEGRGMTRKVKQLFKKLDGKILNFNGLTRFKQESFYSVWHDLKILALSSR
- a CDS encoding IS607 family transposase: MELLTISKAAKKLGVHPNSLRNWEKQGLIKPVRLPSGQRRYSIDELNKLLQSGQINTGQEDVVLYARVSTKKQADAGNLNRQLERLRQYADESNYHVVAEFTDVASGLNQKRRGLTNVFKLAERGEYKKLIIEYPDRLTRFGYSYIERHLHYCGVEVIATSEKELEDAQSELVRDLLAIITSFSAKLYGTRGGKKIRQGFRELITEVKSDEERKEK
- a CDS encoding dodecin family protein, with protein sequence MNENFNISHNINVVEVKLMKKIIIISATVLIAIAALFLFKHSTIKRIPENAKLVYIMKEGNKMAVVKILNVVGDSTKSWDDAVQSAIEEASKTVDNISGVEVMNQTANVRDGKIVEYKANVQIAFKVDR
- the sigF gene encoding RNA polymerase sporulation sigma factor SigF → MFNKDFERNGDSFDLIKKSQNGDKIALEKLLIDNSGLVWSIVKKFSNRGYEAEDLYQIGCIGFVKAIYKFDMSYNVKLTTYAVPIILGEIKRFIRDDGLIKVSRSLKELSNKAYYEKERLEKVLNREPSIQEIANELDVSAEDIAMAFESRSASEYLFDNPQHNDGDNISLIDKISTNDNNEYCIEDKLALRMILQKLKSRERQIIVLRYFKDMTQTEVAKLLKISQVQVSRIEKKVLQKIKSQLK
- the spoIIAB gene encoding anti-sigma F factor; the protein is MNYSNKMELKFLSKSQNESFARTVIAAFAAQLDPTIEEIADIKTAVSEAVTNSILHGYENTIGDIILKSEIDGNKIYIEVIDYGKGIDDIKKAMEPLYTSKPDEDRSGMGFTVMQTFMDELEVESTPGKGTTVKMIKYINTHR
- the spoIIAA gene encoding anti-sigma F factor antagonist; its protein translation is MNISFKKVSNTLIVKVKGELDHHTANMFKEDVDKEYGKGFKNIIFDFKQLNFMDSSGIGVILGRYKKVKENKGNISIVNPNSQLLKVIELSGLLRVINYYDKIDDAINNF
- a CDS encoding D-alanyl-D-alanine carboxypeptidase family protein; translation: MYKKMIILFILFVFTFTIISGNNIYAESFELKSKSAILMDAATGKILFEKDIHKELPPASVTKVMTMLLIMEAIDSGQIKLTDKVVTSQHAFEMGGTQIYLEVGEEMSVIDLLKSIAMNSANDASVAMAEYIAGSEEKFVELMNKRAKELGAKNTNFKNASGLPEENHHTSVYDIALISRELTKHKDIFNFLTDKIDSVRNGKFSLVNTNKLLWRYPGADGIKTGSTSEALYCLSATAKRGDTRLIAVVFGAPDSNIRFKEASKLLDYGFSNYETKKIAAAGEIFGKTTVLKGNENKVDAIANYDEYILLKKGQSKNIKEKIEMNKYIYAPVKKGTKIGVIKVFDGNNIIKTIDLYTAKDIKKSNVFNFYKKITKSWLTIND